Below is a window of Candidatus Cetobacterium colombiensis DNA.
GGATCCTATCCTTTTTGAAATGATTTTATATCTAGGAGGAAATCTAAGTACTTATGTAAAAGGAAAAGAACTTGTTCCTATTTATTGCTTACATAGAATGGATATTTCTCAGGAATTAAAATCTGAATTTTTAGATATTTTTCTAAAATTTAATTTTAATTTTAATGACATATCTTTTTTACCTATATATCTAAAGAAGATTTCTATGTTTAAACTACTAATTAATAGAAATCTTTTAGATATTAATATTTTTGAAAGTACGATTAATGAATTATTAAAAACTAAAGTCGATTTACCTGATAACAATTTAGAAAAAAGGAAATTAATTTTATATAAGAATATTATTAAAAACTACAAAAATAAAAAGGAGAATTTATGAACAAGAAGCAAAACTTACTTAGAACAACGCTAGGTTCTGTCTTTATCGAAAGCGACCTTATGGGAGGACTTGTAGGAGAAAATAGACTTATCACTATTTCTGGAAAAGTTAATAATCCTGGAATCTATGAAATCCCTGAAAATGCAACACTAAAAGATATCTTAGATATTGCTGGTGGAATGAAAAGTGGAAAAGATTTTAAAGCTGCTCAATTTGGATTACCATTTGGTGGATTTGCCACTAAGGAAAGTTTAAATGAGGTTGTAGATTTCGATCATTTTTTTGATTCAAAACATCCAAAAACATTGATTGTATTATCAAATGAAAGTTGTATCGTTCAATTTTCTAAATACTATATTGAATTTATTTTAGGAAAACTTTCTAAAGGTGAATATAGAGAATATTTAATCGCTAAATTTGAAATTGAAAGATGCTGGAGAGTTCTTGATAGAATTTCAAAAGGTAAAGGAAACATGAGAGATCTTTATCTATTAAGACAACTTTCTAAAAATATAAAAGAAGCTACTCAACAAAAGCATAATCTTATTGAAGAGGCTATAGATGCATTCTATCACGAGTTTGAAGAACATATTGAAGAACATAGATGTTATACTGGTGAGTGCCCTCAATTAGTCAAATTTAGAATAACAAGTAAATGTATTGGATGTACTGCTTGCGCTAGAGTTTGCCCTGTTCATTGTATTGAAGGTAAATTAAAAGAAAGACACCGTATTGACATTGAAAGATGTACTCACTGCGGTCAATGTGTTGCTGCTTGTCCTGTTAATGCTATCAACGAAGGTGACAACAGTTTAAAATTCTTAAGAGATTTATCTACTCCTGGTAAAATAGTTATTACTCAAATGGCTCCTGCAGTTAGAGTTGCTTTAGGAGAAGCATTTGGTTTTGAAGCAGGTGTTAATATTGAAAAGAAAATAAATGGTGCTCTTAGAATGCTTGGAGTTGACTATGTTTTTGATACTACTTGGGCTGCCGATTTAACAATTATGGAAGAGGCCACAGAGTTTCAACAAAGATTAGAAGCATTCTTTAAAGGTGATGACAACGTAAGATTACCTATCCTAACATCATGTTGTCCAGCTTGGGTTAAATTTATAGAACAAAGCTATCCTGATATGCTTGATGTACCATCAACTGTTAAATCTCCTATGCAAATTTTCTCAACTATTGCTAAAGATATTTGGGCTAAAGAAAAGGGATATAAAAGAGATGAGGTTACAACTGTAGCTATTATGCCTTGTTTAGCTAAAAAATATGAAGCATCTAGAGAGGAATTTTCAAGAGGTGATAATTATGATACAGATTATGTTATTACAACTAGAGAATTAATTAAAATTTTAAAAGAAACTGAAATTGATTTAAATGCTGTTGAAGAAGAAGAGTTTGACAATCCTTTAGGAGAATATTCTGGTGCTGGTATTATCTTTGGTAGAACTGGAGGAGTTATTGAAGCTGCCACTAGATCTACAATTGAAATGATTACTGGTGAAAGAATAGATAATATTGAATTTGAAGCTTTAAGAGGTTGGGATGGATTTAGAAGTTGTGATTTAACAATAGGTCATATTGAACTAAGAATAGGTATCGCACACGGACTTGAAGAAGCTAAAAAAATGCTAGATAAAATTAGAAGTGGTGAAGAATTCTATCACGCAATTGAAATTATGGCATGTAAAGGTGGATGTATTGGTGGTGGTGGACAACCAAAAGCTATCAAAAAACAAGAAACTCTTGAAAAAAGAGCACAAGGACTTAACAATATTGATGTAGCTTCTGAATACAGAAGATCTCATGAGAATCCTCAAGTTTTATCTATCTATGAAAAATATTTAGATTATCCTTTAAGTAGAAAAGCTCATGAACTTTTACATACTAAATATTTCCCAAAAATAAAAGCTCACAGATAATATAATTATACTTTACTTATAGAAGTCTTATTTTTAAGGCTTCTATATTTTTATATCTCTTATAATTCTATATGGAGGTTTATATGAATAAACATTTATTAAAATTGTTAATTTTAGGTTTAACTTTAAATAGTATTGGATATGCAGACGAGAATACTACATCAAAAATTGATATTGATATTTCTATGAAAAAATCTATTGTTGAAGACATTATTAACAATCAACTACCTTACACAATAGAAGATTCTGGTTCTGGTAATCAAATTTTTAATGGAAACAAAAACAATCTTTTAGGAGTTGGATTAGATTTACTAGGTGCTGTTGATAAAAAGTTTTCTCAATTTTCAGAATCATTTATTTGGGCTTATAAAATTAATCGTTCTCCTGTTAATTTTTCTGCTCAAGAACAAAAAGTTCAAGCAGTTACAAATATAGATGGACTTTTTAAAGCTAGTTGGAGTAGAAATAGTCAAAATACTGAAATTACTTTAAATGGTACTGCAGGAATAAGCAGTATTATCAGTATCTCACCAGATTGGCAAATAAATGCAAATAGTTCACCTTTTTTAAATATTTCTAATGATAATCTTCCTCTGAATTTAAATTTATATGGCTTTAATTTTAAAACAGATATAAACATTGGTGATAGTCTTGAAAAAAGTATTGTTTCTAAACTAGCACAAGCGACAAAAGAACTTGATTCTAAAATTCAAAGTTTTAATTTAAAAGAACTTGTTGAAAAATATTGGTTAAAATTTAAAGAACCAATCTTAGTTAACCCTGAATATAACCTTTGGTTAACTGTAGATCCTACGTCGGCAAGATATTCTAATTTAGTTACTACAGAAAGTGATTTAGGTATTAAAGTTGGAACTGATGTTAATCTTCATTTATATTTTGGCGATAAACCTGCTCCATTAAATTTAACTACACTTCCTAGTATGAATTTTGGATTTGTGAATGATTCTTTTAATATTATTCTTCCAGTTTCAACTTCTTATAAAAGTTTAAATGAAATTATCAATAAAAACTTTAATAATAAAAAGATTGAGATTTTTTCAGGTGTATCTTCAACTATTAAAAATGTAAATTTATCGTCTAAAGATTCCACTCTTTATGCTACTAGTGAATTTGATTTTTCTATTCTTGGATTTTTACATCCTACTGGAACTGTTGTTGCTCATTTAAAACCTAATTTTGATCAAACTACTGGAACTTTAACAGGAAATGACTTTGACTACACTCTAGAAACAAATAGTTTCATATTGAAAATAGCAAATTCTATTTTCAAAAACAAAATAATAAATACTGTAAAAACAAATTATTTATCATTTAATCCAGCTAGTGAAATTAAATTAGCCCAAGACTATTTACAGAAGAAAGTTGAAAATATTGAACTAGAAAAAAATGTAAATCTTAAATCGACAATAGATACTTTTAAAATTGTTAATTTAAAAATTGACGATGAATTTATATCTGCTACTCTTGATACTACTGGGAAATCCACTCTTGAAATCTCTCAATAAAAAAATAAAACAGGGGAGTTTTAACTCCTCTATTTTTTCGTTAATATTTCAATAACTTTCTTAGATATTTCTTTAGTATTTATATCTGATTCAACTTTTTTATTTTTTATTAAATCTAAAAATGCTTTTAATTCATAAATCATACTATTTTGTTCTTGAGGAACTGTTATATTTTCTATTTCTCCATTTCTGTAGTAAATTTTTATATTTTCTAAATTAGATATACTATCAATTAAAATAGAACCATTTTCTCCTTGAATTTCACTTCCTATATAACTATTTGTAATTTTTGAAAATATAATAGATGATATCATATTTTTATACTCTAAAATTACACTCCCCATTCCAGGAACTCCACTACTCAATGTATAATTAAAAATTTTTGTATTTTGAGGCATTCCAAATAATCTCAAAGCAAAGTATAACGGATAAACACCTAAATCTAAATGTGATCCACCTCCAAAATTAGGGTCAAATATATTTGTCAGTTCACCATTTTTTAGATTATCATATCTTGAAGAATATTGGCAAAAGTTTCCTATAAATCCTCTTATTTCTCCTATTTTATATAGGTTTTCTTGGATTGATTTAAAATTTGGTAAAAATGTATTTTTCATAGCTTCCATTAAAGTTACATTATTTTCATACGCCACTTTATACATCTCTTCTATTTCCTGAACATTTATTCCCATTGGTTTTTCACACAGTACATGTTTTTTGTTTTTTAATAACTCTATTGTTTGTTTAAAATGTATAGAATTTGGGCTAGCTAAATACACCATATCAATATCTTCTCTTTTACAAAGAATTTCAAAATCTGTAACTATATCTTTTATATTGTAATTTTTTCCAAATTCAAGCCCTTTTTCATAATTCCTCGAATATATAACTAAGAGTTTGCATCCTTCAACTTTTTCTATTGCTTGAGCAAAATCTTGTGATATTTTACTAGTTCCAACTATTGCTATATTTATCATTTTTCCCCCTTATTTAATAAAAAAGATGAGATAACTAGGTCATCCCACCTTTTAATTTTATAAACTCTCATTAACTACATCTAAAATTTCTTTTTTTAATTTTTTTGCTGTAATTAATATTTCGTCTAATTGGTTTAAAGTTTTTATTTTAAAAGTCTCATCATTTAAACTAGCTAAATTGATTTTCACATTTAAAACTCCACCTTCTATACCTGAATATAAAAGTATTGCCGACACACCCAAATCTGTTATTGCATTTTTGTTTCCATATTTTAATATAATTTTTAATAATTTTAAAGTTTTTTCTGAAATTCTACAAATTTCAAGTGGCGTATCTGTTGCTAATTTTAAATTTTTTTCAATTACGATACTTCTAATTTCTTTTTCTTCCTCTGTTTCTTTAGGAAGTTTATAACCTGCCATAACTAGATTATATGCTTCTGTATCTTTATCTATTAAATTTTCCAAAATTTTTCTATATTTATCAATCTCTTCAAAAGTTTCTAAAAATACTTCTTTTTCTAACTCCGACAAATCTTTATACTTTTTTTTATCAAAAGTTAAATGAGCAACCATCCTTGCTAAAGTACATCCTAATGATGAAGCTAATGCTGAAACTGAACCTCCCCCAGGTGCCGGACTTTTAGAATCAACTATATTTAAAAAATCTTTAACTGATAAATCAACTAATTTCATTTTCCCCCTCCTACTTTTTATAAACTAGGCAACCATTTTTAAAAACTTGTTTTGTATGATTTACTCCAAATCTGTATAAAAT
It encodes the following:
- a CDS encoding [FeFe] hydrogenase, group A, whose amino-acid sequence is MNKKQNLLRTTLGSVFIESDLMGGLVGENRLITISGKVNNPGIYEIPENATLKDILDIAGGMKSGKDFKAAQFGLPFGGFATKESLNEVVDFDHFFDSKHPKTLIVLSNESCIVQFSKYYIEFILGKLSKGEYREYLIAKFEIERCWRVLDRISKGKGNMRDLYLLRQLSKNIKEATQQKHNLIEEAIDAFYHEFEEHIEEHRCYTGECPQLVKFRITSKCIGCTACARVCPVHCIEGKLKERHRIDIERCTHCGQCVAACPVNAINEGDNSLKFLRDLSTPGKIVITQMAPAVRVALGEAFGFEAGVNIEKKINGALRMLGVDYVFDTTWAADLTIMEEATEFQQRLEAFFKGDDNVRLPILTSCCPAWVKFIEQSYPDMLDVPSTVKSPMQIFSTIAKDIWAKEKGYKRDEVTTVAIMPCLAKKYEASREEFSRGDNYDTDYVITTRELIKILKETEIDLNAVEEEEFDNPLGEYSGAGIIFGRTGGVIEAATRSTIEMITGERIDNIEFEALRGWDGFRSCDLTIGHIELRIGIAHGLEEAKKMLDKIRSGEEFYHAIEIMACKGGCIGGGGQPKAIKKQETLEKRAQGLNNIDVASEYRRSHENPQVLSIYEKYLDYPLSRKAHELLHTKYFPKIKAHR
- a CDS encoding DUF4403 family protein translates to MNKHLLKLLILGLTLNSIGYADENTTSKIDIDISMKKSIVEDIINNQLPYTIEDSGSGNQIFNGNKNNLLGVGLDLLGAVDKKFSQFSESFIWAYKINRSPVNFSAQEQKVQAVTNIDGLFKASWSRNSQNTEITLNGTAGISSIISISPDWQINANSSPFLNISNDNLPLNLNLYGFNFKTDINIGDSLEKSIVSKLAQATKELDSKIQSFNLKELVEKYWLKFKEPILVNPEYNLWLTVDPTSARYSNLVTTESDLGIKVGTDVNLHLYFGDKPAPLNLTTLPSMNFGFVNDSFNIILPVSTSYKSLNEIINKNFNNKKIEIFSGVSSTIKNVNLSSKDSTLYATSEFDFSILGFLHPTGTVVAHLKPNFDQTTGTLTGNDFDYTLETNSFILKIANSIFKNKIINTVKTNYLSFNPASEIKLAQDYLQKKVENIELEKNVNLKSTIDTFKIVNLKIDDEFISATLDTTGKSTLEISQ
- a CDS encoding Gfo/Idh/MocA family protein; translation: MINIAIVGTSKISQDFAQAIEKVEGCKLLVIYSRNYEKGLEFGKNYNIKDIVTDFEILCKREDIDMVYLASPNSIHFKQTIELLKNKKHVLCEKPMGINVQEIEEMYKVAYENNVTLMEAMKNTFLPNFKSIQENLYKIGEIRGFIGNFCQYSSRYDNLKNGELTNIFDPNFGGGSHLDLGVYPLYFALRLFGMPQNTKIFNYTLSSGVPGMGSVILEYKNMISSIIFSKITNSYIGSEIQGENGSILIDSISNLENIKIYYRNGEIENITVPQEQNSMIYELKAFLDLIKNKKVESDINTKEISKKVIEILTKK
- a CDS encoding cyclodeaminase/cyclohydrolase family protein, with protein sequence MKLVDLSVKDFLNIVDSKSPAPGGGSVSALASSLGCTLARMVAHLTFDKKKYKDLSELEKEVFLETFEEIDKYRKILENLIDKDTEAYNLVMAGYKLPKETEEEKEIRSIVIEKNLKLATDTPLEICRISEKTLKLLKIILKYGNKNAITDLGVSAILLYSGIEGGVLNVKINLASLNDETFKIKTLNQLDEILITAKKLKKEILDVVNESL